A single genomic interval of Amblyraja radiata isolate CabotCenter1 chromosome 3, sAmbRad1.1.pri, whole genome shotgun sequence harbors:
- the ppp1r3b gene encoding protein phosphatase 1 regulatory subunit 3B: MNCSSMLEILSPTSTMPIDIAMQLYLPPPFKQLSYTRKRTLKVTQPLRPCIHLHLGEDTSDNKHRTKEQKHVSFADSKGLPLTAVKFFDLHSLDFSFTIDELISSLVDLKTADKDNLLLDFAQPSSDFLDFKNRLETESVCLENCLLQEGMIMGTIKVKNIAFEKSLKVRITFDTWKTFQDHDCCYVHDLYGGSDRDTFSFEIRLQEHIAPHERIEFAICYESDGKTFWDSNKGLNYRLIRSELTHTPEIGKTSQSLDALLTDSDQMPGYGIEYDRYGGLRCSYGVFPEWPSYTGYDKMGPYY, encoded by the coding sequence CATGCTTGAGATCTTATCTCCCACATCCACAATGCCAATTGACATCGCTATGCAGCTCTACCTTCCTCCTCCATTCAAACAACTGAGCTACACACGAAAGAGAACACTGAAAGTAACCCAACCACTGCGGCCATGCATCCACCTTCACCTTGGTGAAGATACGTCAGATAATAAGCACAGAACCAAGGAGCAGAAGCATGTTTCCTTTGCCGACAGTAAGGGCTTGCCCTTGACTGCAGTTAAGTTCTTTGATTTACACAGTTTAGATTTTTCCTTCACTATTGATGAGTTGATCAGTAGTTTAGTAGACCTAAAGACAGCAGACAAAGACAACCTGCTCTTAGATTTTGCACAGCCTTCGTCTGATTTCCTGGATTTCAAGAACCGCCTGGAAACTGAATCTGTCTGTCTTGAGAATTGCTTGTTACAGGAGGGTATGATTATGGGGACTATCAAGGTGAAAAATATTGCATTTGAGAAGTCCTTGAAAGTAAGGATAACATTTGACACTTGGAAAACTTTCCAGGACCATGACTGCTGCTATGTGCACGATCTTTACGGTGGCTCCGATAGAGATACTTTTTCATTTGAGATCCGCTTGCAGGAACACATTGCCCCACATGAAAGGATAGAGTTTGCCATCTGTTACGAAAGTGATGGGAAGACCTTTTGGGATAGTAACAAAGGGCTAAACTACAGGTTAATCCGATCGGAGCTGACACACACTCCGGAGATAGGAAAAACAAGTCAGTCACTGGATGCTTTATTGACTGATTCTGACCAAATGCCAGGGTACGGGATTGAATATGATCGCTATGGTGGACTGAGGTGCTCCTATGGCGTGTTCCCTGAATGGCCTAGCTACACTGGTTACGACAAGATGGGACCTTACTACTGA